One region of Arthrobacter sp. StoSoilB22 genomic DNA includes:
- a CDS encoding ATP-binding domain-containing protein has product MHDADLVHEQEYVAGLYARLDELRAEKRAQLAQVRKAGAVGTMQNVSERDAFAALYEDRLAQLDAVDDRLVFGRLDLDSGEAQYIGRIGLSTADLQRLMVDWRAPEAGHFYQATAFDRQGVRRRRHLILQGRDVKAIEDDVLDAGMLADNDSLQGEGALLAALNSKRTGRMSDIVGTIQSEQDRIIRSSISGALVVQGGPGTGKTAVALHRAAYLLYTHRERLKSAGVLLVGPSSSFMHYIERVLPSLGETGVVMASLGRLMPGIHAIPEEDADVAALKGKLDMAAVVANAVANRQRTPAEDRILEVDSRKLTLTVRQVRRAREKARATGKPHNEARLTFVKILLRELTEQLTDLVEEGNIGNNADRAYLAEDVRSARDVRIALNLCWMPMTPEKLISELFSKPAILEACTPHLTPAQRSLLERPVDAPWTEADVPLLDEAAELLGELDPAAGRGLAQQEADRARDLANAKQTLANMEAMGVDVLVTAEELAEQNQEREGRLTAAERATSDRSWAFGHIVVDEAQELSPMQWRLLVRRCPLKSFTIVGDIAQTSAAAGANSWQSALAPSFGDRWTLEELTVNYRTPSQIAEAAVRMANRAGLVVSAPKAVREGKWSPIVDHVDADGIVKRLVEVLPEEVEAIDGGLLAVIADGPLLPQATAALREVYGRRIGSGAGSYQQDIVVISPKEAKGLEFDGVVVLEPAAMLNHEHGKVGDLYVAMTRATQRLRLIAAAPVPAGIER; this is encoded by the coding sequence ATGCACGACGCTGATTTGGTCCATGAGCAGGAATATGTTGCCGGGCTGTATGCCCGGCTCGATGAGCTGCGCGCCGAAAAGCGCGCCCAGCTGGCGCAGGTGCGCAAGGCCGGCGCGGTGGGAACCATGCAGAACGTCTCAGAACGTGATGCGTTCGCGGCGCTGTACGAAGATCGCCTGGCCCAGCTGGACGCCGTCGACGACCGCTTGGTCTTTGGCCGCCTGGACCTGGATTCCGGTGAGGCGCAGTACATCGGCCGTATTGGTCTTTCCACGGCCGATCTCCAGCGGCTGATGGTCGACTGGCGTGCCCCGGAAGCCGGTCATTTCTACCAAGCCACCGCGTTCGATCGCCAAGGTGTCCGCCGTCGTCGCCACCTGATCCTTCAGGGACGCGACGTTAAGGCGATTGAAGACGACGTCCTGGACGCCGGGATGCTCGCTGACAACGACTCACTCCAGGGTGAAGGCGCGCTGCTGGCTGCGCTCAATTCCAAACGCACGGGCCGCATGTCGGACATCGTGGGCACCATCCAGTCCGAGCAGGACCGGATCATCCGTTCCTCCATTTCCGGTGCGCTGGTAGTCCAGGGCGGCCCCGGAACGGGCAAGACCGCCGTAGCCCTGCACCGTGCCGCCTACCTGCTGTACACGCACCGCGAGCGGCTCAAGAGCGCCGGTGTTCTGCTCGTTGGACCGTCGTCGTCCTTCATGCATTACATCGAACGTGTTCTGCCGTCGCTCGGTGAGACCGGTGTGGTCATGGCCAGCCTCGGCCGCCTCATGCCCGGGATTCACGCCATTCCTGAGGAAGACGCAGACGTCGCTGCCCTCAAAGGCAAGCTGGACATGGCAGCCGTGGTGGCAAACGCCGTAGCCAACCGGCAACGGACGCCTGCAGAAGACCGCATCCTCGAAGTTGATTCGCGGAAGCTGACACTGACGGTTCGTCAGGTCCGCCGTGCCCGCGAGAAAGCCCGCGCCACAGGCAAGCCGCATAACGAAGCGCGGCTCACGTTCGTCAAGATCCTCCTGCGCGAGCTCACGGAGCAGCTGACGGACCTCGTAGAGGAAGGCAACATCGGCAACAACGCCGATCGCGCCTATCTGGCCGAAGACGTAAGGTCGGCCCGCGACGTTCGCATCGCGCTCAACCTTTGCTGGATGCCGATGACCCCCGAGAAGCTCATTTCCGAGCTCTTCAGCAAGCCGGCCATCCTCGAAGCCTGCACGCCGCACCTGACACCCGCACAGCGTTCGCTGCTTGAGCGCCCGGTGGATGCCCCGTGGACCGAGGCGGACGTTCCGCTGTTGGACGAGGCTGCAGAGTTGCTCGGTGAGCTGGACCCGGCCGCCGGCAGGGGACTGGCCCAACAGGAGGCGGACCGTGCACGCGATCTCGCCAACGCCAAGCAGACCCTGGCCAACATGGAAGCGATGGGCGTGGACGTCCTGGTGACGGCTGAAGAGCTCGCTGAACAGAACCAGGAACGCGAGGGGCGGCTGACCGCTGCCGAACGTGCCACGAGCGATAGGTCGTGGGCTTTCGGCCACATCGTTGTTGACGAGGCCCAGGAACTCTCGCCCATGCAGTGGCGCCTCCTGGTGCGGCGCTGCCCGCTGAAGTCCTTCACCATTGTGGGCGACATCGCCCAAACGAGTGCAGCAGCAGGTGCCAATTCGTGGCAAAGCGCGCTGGCGCCGTCGTTCGGTGACCGCTGGACGCTGGAAGAACTTACCGTCAACTACCGCACACCATCGCAGATTGCAGAAGCTGCCGTTCGCATGGCCAACCGCGCAGGCTTGGTTGTCTCGGCACCCAAGGCCGTCCGCGAAGGCAAATGGTCACCCATCGTGGACCACGTCGACGCGGACGGCATCGTGAAGCGCTTGGTTGAGGTCCTGCCGGAGGAAGTGGAAGCGATCGACGGCGGTCTGCTGGCTGTGATCGCCGACGGACCCTTGCTGCCGCAGGCCACTGCTGCGCTGCGCGAGGTCTACGGACGCCGCATCGGCAGCGGCGCAGGCAGTTACCAGCAAGACATCGTGGTGATCAGTCCCAAGGAAGCC